The segment AGTtagctgtgtttgtgtgtttagGTTTTAATGTGTGACAAACTCATAGCTCACTGGTGTTATTGAGGCCCACTTGCAATCTTCCTGAGCAAGAGTTGCTTATCAGGGATAATACCGTGGCAATCAAATCCCAAATATATGAGTGTGGGAAATGTCTATGAACTTTAGAGAGTTAAGGAAATTATCCTTCCCTCCTATGtctttctcacatttctaactCCTCTTTGTACTCTTGGtgctaagggaaaaaaatgttgttgAAATGTTTGCAATTCACTCTGGAACTCTCCTCACCATTGCTGtttgtccctttcttccttgagTCCTTCCTATGCATGTGCATCACAAGACTCTCCAACCAGCTTGCTCCTGCTAAATACCCTGTGAGATGTGAGCTTGTGGCTACTTCCTGTCCCATACTTCTTATAATGGTCAGAGTTCTCACATATGAGATACTGctagctgctggagaggcctgTGTTCCATGTGTGAAGGTATCTTTCACTAGGGAACATCAGTCTTGAACTGCCAGAGAGAACCAGCAGTTGCCACCCATGCTGGCTGTGTCTCTGTACAgatgcaggcacagcctgacagcACTGTGCTTGGTGTGTTTGTCCCAGCCTGGACCCGAGAGCAAGAATCTGTAGCAAccttgcagcagctgggtgaggaaacccccctgggtgctgctctggctaTGTTTGACAAGATaagatggaggaaaaaaaccacacactgCTCTTTGTGTAAGGATACCTTCAAGATTTAATGTTGGACCACTTTGCAGATGCCAGCTTGGGGTGGGGCTATTTACAACAGAAGACTCTCATGTCATTGAGACTTGTGTCATCCCATATTCCTTGAGGGTCTTGCACCTTTGTCTGGAGCCCACAGATGGCCCCAGAGGTGCAGTTGCTGCTCCATGGGCCAAAGTGACCTCCCAGatttcccagcccctccaggtTTGTCCCATCTGAGCAGGCAAACCTCACATTGTTAGCCATCGTGTCATCAAGCAGGTACCGCCTCTCTTCCACACGCAGTGAGAAGGAAACCAGCTTGCCGCTGGAGCAGAACTGAGCTTTGGTCCAGCTTCCCCAACtgccagagaagaaaaacaacttgCTAAGGCAtgttcagcctctgctgctctgcagtcaaCACCAAAACTCACCTGGGATCCTGGTAGTCCTGAGGTAAGGGACCTAAACAGAGATGGTGGTTTCTACAAGCACATTTCTCGTTCTGCTTCCTCATCACCCTGTAGGTGCCTGGCTGCATCAGTCCTGGGCTGCCCTGTTGCTGGGAATttcagctgcttgctttgcCCATGTTAATGTAATTTTCAAACCAAGCATTTGAGGAAAAGGTGTAAGACCTGCATTTTGGAACTCTGTTTCATCTTTTGAAGTACTAATCCCTTCCCTGGGACCAGATCTCTACCCTAAGACCTTCACACTTTGTGGTCAGGGAGACCTCACCTACATCCTCAAGCAAAGCGAGGAGCTGCCTTCAGAGGGGTCTGGGCGCCTATGGGGAAGCCATTGTGCTAGTTTTGCTTCCTGGCCCCCTGAAGAACAGTGAGAAAGCAAAGACTACTCACCGTCCCACAGAGGACTCAATGACTGTGCCGTCACTGCAGATCAGGCGGATGCCGTTCAGAGCTGTGTCGTCATAAAACAGCCAAAATCCCTGGTAGGCCTCCACcttggagaggggaagaaaactgGAAATGTCAGCACCCTCCCTCAGTCAGAGGAAGAGGTGAGGTGAGGCCTTGTGATGAGAGACTCCAGGGACAAGGCCAGGCATAGGTAGtactgctgaggagagctgtgaGGCAGCTCCACAGCATTTCTCAGGGAgccctctgcttttcctccagactgcagagcagaggctctGAACACAGGAATACTTaatggctgctgccctgggtcTTGTCCACCCTCTTGCCATGTGCTGTGACACGCACAGCTGAAGTGCTGGTAGATGGGAGTTGTTCCAGCCCTTTAGGTTCATGCTCTGCTGTACTTTTCCAGCCCCATGGACTTTTCCAAGAGGACAATGTTCACTTGCAGCTAGGAAAGCTACTCCGTTCTACAGATTTCTTGCTGATGATATCGCATGAACAGTGGAGATACAATGTTAAGTGCTGTGATGGGACCAGGTGTTACCAACAGCCCTTCTGAGGCCAGAACAAAATAAGATcctttcacagcagtgttttatCCAATGCCCAAGGAGAATTGAAAGCTTACCTTCAGTGCAAATCCTTCGACGTAGCCGCTGGGGCAGAATTGTGGGTGGCCCCAAGAGCCCCAGGGTCCTCCAGTGGGCACCATGAGAGTGGACTCATACTTGCGTGCATCTGTGCTGCAAAAGCAAcaggagcccagcaggcagaggatggCTGGGATGAGCAGCTGCATGGTGGAGGACCTGCTCAGTGCCTCACTGCACGGTGGTGACAGCAAGGGGGAATTTATGAGCCAAGAGAGTGTCAACAAACCCCACAGGGAGTGTTAGCTGTTGCTATGTACTGCTGCTGTTGACTGCCTGTCCTTCATTGGTGGGGGCACCCTTGCCAGGAAGACAGGGTGTCACTGGTGTACACTGGCTGGGGGCTTACAGAACTGTGAAACATGTGCACGTAGGTGAAGGGAAGTGGTGCAGAACTGGGAGCACTCTGAGCTGAGCTACCAAGAGAGTGCTGTGGTTTGGAGAAGGGTCCTGGTCTGGAGAATGGATAGCTCATGGATATTTTGCCACTCCGGGCAATACAGGACTTTCTAAGATTGAGGTGTCAAGTGGATTTCTTCATAAGAGTAGCAGCAACCAAGAGTAACGGGCCATTGCCCATATCCACTAAAGAGCTGTGAATAAGTGACATGAGTGACCATCTTCATTAATCATCCTGACTGCATGATGTTCAGGATATGTGGAAAGTTATGGCTTTAGGGTGAAGTAGTGGCAGAgacagagctgccaaacagaaagggacctgggggtcctgattgacagctggctgaacgtgagccagcattgtgcccaggtggccaagaaggccaatggcatcctggcatgcatcaagaactagatgatctttgaggtattttccaacctcattgattctatgattctatgattctaagaatagtgtggccagcaggagcagggaagtcattgtgcccctgtactcagcactggttaggccacaccttgagtcttgtgtccagttctggggccctcaatttaagaaggacattgagactcttgaacgtgtccagagaagggcaacgaggctggggagaggccttgagcacaagccctatgaggagaggctgagggagctggggttgtttagcctggagaagaggaggctcaggggtgaccttattgctgtctacaactacctgaagggaggttgtagccaggtgggtgttagtctcttctcccaggcaaccagcaccagaacaagaggacacagtctcaagctgtgtcaggggaggtttaggcttgagatgaggagaaagttcttcacagagagagtcgttagccattggaatgtgctgcccagggaggtggtggagtcaccgtccctggaggtgttcaagaggggattggatgtggtgcttggtgctatggtttagtcatgaggtctgtggtgacaggttggacttggtgatctttgaggtctcttccaaccttggtgattctgtgattctgtgacagctaGGACTGTAAAGGATCATAAGGAGAAGCTGTGAAGAGGAGATGGTAGAGGAGGAGACCCCAAACCAACAGGCTGATGGCAAAAAGGTAGAGCTGTTTTACAGTTCATAACTGTATCCACAGACCTGAATCCTGCTCCATCCGGaagggtttgttttgtcttccaCTTTCACGCTTGTGTTGCCCTTCTATCAATCAGTCCCAAACATCCTGACACTGCAGGTAGGAGCAGGGGATGCAGGCCTGAGGAAAGGCCCTGTTCATCAtctttgctgattttttttgttgctccCTTTTGACTGcttggggaggaggtggtggaggcagcaGTACTAGGTCAGTGGTTCTGGTCAGTGGTCAGGAGGAAGCAGTAGAAACAATTCATATTAGTAATTAACTCTGCCTGTGGGAGGGATTGGACACTGTGTGCTTTTCTATAACTTAGAGCGGGgaggcagaaaacaaacaaggaacTGATCTCagctttttgtttccctttttagtCTCTCATTAATTTTTAATCCTTGCAGGATGATGAACCTCTTTCTTGAGTTATTTTTTACCCTAGAGAAACCTTCCTAACTCTAGAAGTAAAGCATGGACTGGCATGAAAATGCTGAGATCCATAGCAGCAGTTGaatttgtgctgctgtggggcagggccagTGAGTACTTTTGGCTTAATCTGATCATACCCTGAACTTCTCTGGCTATCCAGTGATGTCTCCAACGTCTCTGCTAATGAACATTTTCTCATCtagctctttctcttctcctcctttttgtcTTCTATTAACCTGCACTCCTCCAGTTAGGGAAAATACCAGCTTGCAAGCCCGGGACAAGTGGATTCTTCATTATGTTAGAGTGCAAAGCTGGGGTTTGAACTTTTCAGTGAGTCTGGCAACTTCCCTGCTAGTTAGCTTTTGCTGCTAGTTGTAGGGCCAAGTTATGTGACTTATCTTTTTGTCTTGTAATTGAATTATTGGAAAGCAGGATAGCAGTAGACTCAGCAATAGAAATGAAGACATGGTGGCCAATGCAAAACAATGATCagttctgtaattttttttccccaagcatataaacagaaaagaaatatctcttattttttttgacAACTTGAGTCCTCATTCTCATGATAAAAAAAGAACTGGGAGTTACAATAAAAACAAGATCTTTGAAAACAGTGCAGGTCCTCAAAATAATCAGAAACCAACAGAACACAGAAGGTACTCACAGAGCCAAAATATCCAGGTAAAAGAGTGAAGTGCTTGCAGTATCTTTGTTGGCATTGTATACATGCATTTACATTGTAGATCCCTGTGTGTGGGTTAGGTGAAGCTCACTTTCAATGGACCAGAAGGTATTT is part of the Dryobates pubescens isolate bDryPub1 chromosome 10, bDryPub1.pri, whole genome shotgun sequence genome and harbors:
- the LOC104306321 gene encoding vitelline membrane outer layer protein 1, whose product is MQLLIPAILCLLGSCCFCSTDARKYESTLMVPTGGPWGSWGHPQFCPSGYVEGFALKVEAYQGFWLFYDDTALNGIRLICSDGTVIESSVGRWGSWTKAQFCSSGKLVSFSLRVEERRYLLDDTMANNVRFACSDGTNLEGLGNLGGHFGPWSSNCTSGAICGLQTKVQDPQGIWDDTSLNDMRVFCCK